The DNA sequence CAATTTGCAACTGCAGGTTTTGTCATATCGATCAATATTCAGTAATCAGTATCATGCGATGTTGATAGGAGCAATGTTTTCAGGATGGCGGGTTGACCCTGGACCCTGGTCACCTGGGGACCCTCCAAGACGATTAGTTGTCGTCCAGGATGATTAGTCGACCTTGGACGAGTCCCCTAGTCGTCCTGTTCGTCCCATATGGGGGAccaatatataacatatatataatattatttAGTTATATTACAATATGCATTATATCATACACATACAACAGTAGACTGGATCTACAGCTCTGCGCGCTGGATATGCATGTGTTGGCAGTTCTTAATTCATATCTTACCCTGCCAACTTTGAATGATTCACCAAAAACAATATAGATAGGGATTTAAACTAACCATTTCTATAGTTTTGGTGAATTCTCTTGTTCTGTAGGACATACAAAGAAATATACCAAAAGCGGGCCAAAAGTGTGGAGaagaataaagaaatcacaAAACATATTTGGCCCAAAGCAAAACAAAggggaagaaagaaagaagCCCAACCAGAAATGCAAACTTGGGCCAACCCACAACTACACGGCAATCCAGACCCAGCTAACAACTTGCCAAGCGAAGGATGGGCAGAGGGGGCCAGCCCAAGCGCGCCCGCACCCTAATTGGCGCCCCTCAGGCCCACCTCGCTCTGGCGTTTTGGCATTGAATAGGCGAGGGTGTATCCGTCGAATATTCCCCCCAAACCGACCTGCCAAGCTCCCTATATAAGAGGATGGAGACAGTCGACGAAATATAGTCAGTAGTCTACCTAGGGGTATGCCCAAGGTAGTAAATtgtcggcagacaggtgcgcaagccatgaactagatggtgacacaagacaaAGACAatgattttatccaggttcggccgccgtgatgGCGTAATACATACGTCATGTGTCTGATTGTATTATTTTATATACTGTAAagagacagagttacaagtaaagtattatatttggtacaatatcttcttGTAGCCTTATGGTACACGGTGACCAGTGTCGTGCGccacacgtcttcatcttgtggactgAACCACCtccgatggtgcggcccatgttGAGCCATGAGGGTATATggatttatacccccacagagaCCCCCTCACTCAAGACACACCTCTACACCTAAAGATGGCAATGGGTACAGATTACCCACGTACCCGCAGGTAAAAACCTAGTAGAGTGTAGAGTGAGAGTACGGGTACAACTTTGTGCCTGCGGGTATGGGTGCGGGTTTGTAGTTGAACCCAACGGATAAAAACTTATGCGCATAGAAAACTTGTACCCGTGCCCACAAACCCGCaaactgaaaggtcctaatatggctagaggggggtgaatagcctatttaaaaattctacaaactcactagagcaagtggttagtaaataacaaagcgaagctttttgctctagctctaaagggggtttgcaagccacctacccaacaattctagttgctacaaCCACTAAGCACACAAggactaagtctctacaagttacactagagaaccaagctacacaaggcaaagtaagcaactaaactaattacactagtttgcggtaagtaaagataggacgagataattataccgcagtgtaggggatgaaccaatcaccaatataaacaatcaagcaccgggagaatgccaatcaaacacaactgagacaccaatttttctcccgaggttcacgtgcttgccggcacgctacgtccccgttgtgtcgaccaacacttggtggttcggtggctaagaggtgtagcacaaacctcgtcctcactaggacaccacaagaacctacccacaagtgaggtaactcaatgacacgagcaatccactagagttatctttcggctctccgccagggaaggtacaagacccctcacaatcaccgggagatggccacgaacaatcaccaactcgtgccaaaactcctccgctgctccaagccgtctaggtggcggcaaccaccaagagtaacaagaaaaccgcagccaaatcgatccccaagtgccactagatgcaatcactcaagcaaatgcacttagaatcactcccaatctcacaaagatgtttaatctatgaaggagatgagtgggaggtgtatgcttaggctcacaaggatgtcaagtatgctagaataccAAGAGGGTGAGTCCCAAGCcgaccaacaactatttatagacccctcaaacaaatagagccgttggctctttcactgggctgaacacggggtcaccggacgctcttaaagggacaccggacgctcaacacctgcgtccggtactccaaagtcagccacgtgttagagtctaacggtaacctgcagagcaccggacgctgagcaagtttccaccgaacgcgtccggtggacaccggtcttaaacacagagaggtctgcaaaacgcgcaggtcaccggacgcacaccaccggacgctccaagctgcgtccggtgctcaccggacttaaactcagagagctctgcaaaatGCTCaggtcaccggactcacaccaccggactTTCCaaactgcgtccggtgcctgtcgttcggtgccttaccctagctgggccaggcactgtctgcaccggacgctcagacacccatcctctctctacccttcaaactccacctccttctcaaagtgtgccaatatgtgtaaaccaacatgtgcacgtgtgttagcattttcacaatcattttcttcgaaggagttaagttagctcactaggttctaaatgcatgcacaagaacaatgacacctagtggcacttgataaccgcttagccaaagaattctcctctttatagtacggctatctatcctaaatgtgatcacaccctctatggtgtcttgatcaccaaaaccaaaaccctaagcaatacctttgccttgatctccatagggttttgtttttctctttcttcttttccaagttgagcacttgatcatcttgtggtcatcaccataatcaccatgatcatcacttgctccgtcacttggcatgtaccaacctcattaagtctacacacacttagcatagaggttagtgctagggtttcatcaattatccaaaaccaaactagggctttcacaaaCCCGCTCCAACCTCGTGATACGTAGGTCCCTTCTTATACTATATATAAAGAAAGCAACATAGTTTTATGATTTCCTCCCTCATATCTATTTTATATATAAGAGAACCATTTTTATGTTGGTATAATGCTAGGTAGTTTTGATTTTCATACTTAAACTCCTTTCTATAATTTATGCATGtattattaatttattattatgTAGGTTTACGGGTACGCCTGCGAGTATTTTGTGCCCGGGGTATGGGCGTGGGTGTAGACTTCTACCCGTGGCGGGTTACGGGTGCAGGTGCGGGTTTGGAATTCAACCTGCGAGTGCGGGTCTATATATCTCGCACCCGCAGGTAATGTGCCCATTGCGATCTATATCTACACCATCATACACaagagaagaggagaagggCTCCATTGCACTAGCTCTTAGTCTAGAGTAGGGAGTGAGAGAGGCAAAGAGTGGAGAAGAGCGGATTAGTACTCGCTCTACTTAGGGTGCTTGGGAAGCTAGGTGGACAGAGTGCCAGACTTGTCAGCTCCCTCTACACTTGCACCTCTGTGTTCATCTTACTATTTGGGGTAAGAAGTTTGTGTTCTTTTATTGGGTAATCACTAAGTTAAGTTATCGTTGTTACTACTTACTTGCGGGTTCATCATCCGTCTCCCGTGGCAGATGCTCTAGTAGAGGACTCCTGATAGAGGCGGATGTTCCTGGCcgacgctagagtagtaatggttagcatagacgtggtgtctaagcTACATGTTACCTTCATTTGACCCATACTCCACGGTTAAGGGGTAGGCGGCAGGTGGTGATAGTACAACGTAGTGCTACACGCTGGCATCGCCTATGAGTTCAGGTGTACTTCGGTGCCCAAAGTAAGTTGGTGGTAGCAAAGTTATCTTCGCTTAGGGTTTCTACCTTTAGACTAACCTCACTACCAACTTATCATTTATCCAATTCTCTAGGTATACTAGCAGAAGAGACGCTTACAATACCGTTTCTTTAggaaaatacgatactctgaatACTTCCAGGTGAAGTACTACAACGGTATTTTCCATGCTCTTGCAGACTTATTTGCTTTCACTAAGAAACACCAATAGTAGGCACGCCTGCAACAACTGCAAGGAAGAGAGGCAAGGCAGCTGAAAGGGAGGGAGTAGCAGctaggtgaaaggtcctaatatggctagagggagggtgaataacctatttaaaaattctacaaacccactagagcaaggagttagtaaataacaaagcgaaagctttttgctctagctagggtttacaagccacctatcccaacaattctagttactaagatcactaggcacacaagagctatatcactacaagctacactagtgaactaaactacacaaggcaaagctagcaactaaaactaattacactactttgcgaGAATATAAATATAGAGGATGTGACCTTTATGCCGCCGTGTAGAGGCAAGTGAACCAATCAATATGATGAAGACCAATAACTAGGAGAAATCTAATCAAACATAAGAGATGAGAAAaatgatttttctcccgaggttcacataCTTGCCGACACGCTAGTCCCTCTTGTATCGACCAACACTTGTGGTttagcggctaagaggtgtccAATCAAACATAAGAGATGAGAAAAATgatttttctcctgaggttcacgtaGGACACcataagaacctacccacaagtgaggtagctcaatggcacacgcaatccactagagttgtctTTAGCGCTCAACTAGATAAGGCACAAGAACCCCTCATAATCACCTAGAGATGGccatgaacaatcaccaactcgtgccaatgctccttcgCTGCtctaagccatctaggtggtggTAACCACAAAGAGTAACAAGAACTGTGCAGCCACAACAATCCCCAAGTTCCACTAGATACACttagaatcactcccaatctcactatAATGATGAAtcaatgaaggagatgagtgagaggtgtttgcttaggcttataaggatgtcaagtatgtcaaAGTGCCAAGAGAGACACCCTTGAGCTGTCCACCAGGTATTTATAAGACCCTTAAAGAAATAGAgttgttggctctttcactgcaCAGAAATCGAGGGCGTCAGACGTAGCCTAGCATCTGACGCTGCTCCAACAACAGCTCAGGTGCTACGCACCGGATGCTCCACCCTCACATCGGATGGTACTGAGAGAGTTGTAGAAACTCTTAGAGGTGTGTCGGACGTGTCCGATGGTAGGTCATCAGAAACAGCCAGCGTCTGATGCGCACACCACTTGAAACCCTCGCTCGCGGCCCTGCTGACATCACTGCACACACCGGATGCTCAACAGTGTTCCGACCACGTCCGGTGTCAGAGGATCGGATGCGTCGATGACCTACTAGAAACATGCAGAAATGCCAACACGTGTCAGACGTTGGCCCAATGTCCGAAGCTTCCAAGGTTAGCGTCAACATTTCATTTTCACAAAAAGCACTGAATCCCGCTTCGCAAGCTCGACAGGAGGGAGAGAGATACCCAACTCCTCTCCACTCTTCAATCCTTGCTCAAATGTgctaaccaccaagtgtacCACCTTGTGCACGTGTCTTAGCATATtttctcactaggttctaaatgcatgcacataatTAATAACACCTAGTGACACTCGATAAACCACTTAGCTAGAGAATTtttctctttatagtatggctatctattctaaatatgatcacacccttttatggtgtcttgatcatcaaaaCCAAAATCctatttatacctttgccttgatctctataggattttgtttctctttcttcttttctaagttgagcacttgatcacattgtggtcatcaccatcatcatcatgatcCTCTAGGTTCCACCATTTGGCATGTACCAATCTCATCTAAtctacacacttagcatagaggttagtactttgagttttatcaattatccaaaatgaAACTTGGCCTTTCATCGGGAACCTAAATGGAGGAGGAGAGGGAACTGCAAGACCTGTGCAGCCGTTGGATCTATAGGCCTGGGCTCCTACAACAGCAGCTACAAAGGAAGAGAGGGAGATAGCCGGAAGGGACAGAGGAGCAGCTGGGAAATGGAAggaaggagaggagagggagctgCAGAACTTCAGCAATGGAGGTGTCTGCTGCAGCTGGATGGGAGAGGTGAGAAGTGTGTGTTCTGCTGACTTCTGAGTTCTAACTTATAATTGAGTGAGAGGAAGAGTGTGTGTTCTGCTGACTTATGAGTTCTGAGTAAGTGAGAGGCTGAGGGAGTGAGGGGTAGGAAGAAGAGAAGCCCTAATGGGCTTGGGCCAAAACAGAAGACAACTAGCTAGGCCTAACTCAGAGATGCAGCCCATCCTCTGGCCAGATGACCACACAGTCTTAACGGACTGTACGATGACTAATCGGACAATCAGATTTGTGGATGGTCTGACCGAGCCGGAGGCCCTGATCGAGTACCTGAAGCTGTCCAGGATGATTGCGTCATGAAAACACTGGATTAGAGTATAGTTGACTTAGCCGGAGTTGTTAGAGCGCCTCtgatttcatttatatatgttgCCATGTTGGCTTGCAGGTATTTTCTTCTGAAACATCGTGGGTGACCCATATAAACATGGAAAGAAAAAATTTAGGAGCTTTTAACATAAGGGGAAAAGTCTGCTTTACTAAACCGAATAGTTCACTAATAAGCCTGATTGACGCGTCATACAAGATCTTATTGTCACTACTACACATACATTTTCACCCCTGGTTGTAAATCTCTTATTACCGCCGGTTTTGAGCTTTGGTGATAAAAGTCAACAGTGATAATCAGGCATCGCTGGTTTGCCATTATCACTGCCGGTTTGTGTAACAAGCCAACAGTGATAATGTTTTACCAACCGGCAGCTTTCACAAGCTTAATATAACTGAAGCACTACTTTGTACCGGCTGGTGGATTTCACAGTCTTAAACTGCTAAGACTGTCAGCACCAGTGATACCATTGATGAGCTTCCTAGAAGGGTCAATGCCAGAACTTCAAAGAGTTGAACATCAGTTCAGGCTATCCGAAGGTGCTTACGGTTTGGAAAACCTTGTAATTCTTCAACAAGTTTATCTAAGAATCAGCCAGCAGGCTTCTAAAGCATCAGAGGAGAAAGTGTCTAACATCAGAAGTTCAGTAAGCATGCATTCGAAGAAACCCACAATAGTTGTTGATGAGTACTATGAGTGATGAACATTGAAAACAGCTCTTGTAACTGTAATCCTTGCAATTGTCTGATTATGCCATGACTATGTTTGAATAACAGCCCATCCATGTATCCTCTTTGTGATGTCCAAATAGTATTGTTGATCTGCATTCGAATTGGCAAGCCAATGTCATATGATGTATGAATGAGTGAAACTCAGCAAAAATTTTCTCCTCCAAATACTTGTGTATACCAAATAGTGGTAatcctttttttttcaattttaaatttgatttgTTGGAGCAATTTTGTATTGTTGTTATTACGTTTCTGTGAGTTTTGCGGGGTTCTGACTGTAAATTGGGCAATCCCACTAGTCCAAGCTATCATTGAACTGCAACGGTCCAAATCGTGAACAAGATCCACTGACAAAACCCGTATTCGAGATAAGGAAACGTATTTCATGTCCACCTATATTCACGTTCTCGCTGGGAAGGCGGTTTCTCTATGTCTCCGCACTCCGCTTCTTCAGGCCATCTCCATTCAGAGTTTCATTCAGACTAACAGAGATGCTCCCCCGCCATCGCCAtgtccgcctcctcctcctccatcccAAGCCCCTGCCTGTCTCCACCACGGCCACCACGGCCGTCTCACCTCCGCACCCCgctccctcctcctccgccgccgccttccCCACCGCCCCGGACCTCGACCTCGACCCGTCCGCTCTCTCCCCCGACGACGCCATCGCGTCGCTCACGTCCGTCGCGGACAACGAGGGCTCCGCAGCAGCACTAGCGCTCTTCCGCCGCCTGTCCACCCGCCCGGACCTCCGCCACCTCATGCGGCTCTACGCCACGGCCGCCACCTTGTTCGTGGCGCGGGGGAACCTGCCGATGGCGCACGAGGCGGCGCGCGCGATGGTGGCCGCCTTCGCGGAGACCAACCGCCTCCGGGAAGCCACTGACATGCTGCTGGAGCTGCGGAGCCACGGgctcccgctcgtcgtcgagacCGCCAACTGGGTGCTCCGCGTCGGGCTGCGCCAGCGCCACCACTTCGCCCACGCGCGCCAGGCGTTCGACGGAATGGGCGTGCGCCCCGACGCACGCAGCTTCCGGGCGCTCGTCCTCGGGTGCTGCCAGGAAGGGCGGTTCGAGGAGGCCGACGCGCTGCTGGCGGCGATGTGGCGGGAGGGGTTCTCCCTGGACAGCGCGACGTGCACGGTGGTCGTGCGCGCGTTCTGCAGGCAGGGAAGGTTCAGGGACGTGCCTGGGCTGTTTGGGAGGATGGTGGAGATGGGCAACCCGCCAAACGTGGTGAATTACACCGCGTGGGTTGATGGTCTGTGCAAGAGAGGGTATGTCAAGCAGGCGTTCCATGTGCTGGAGGAGATGGTCGGGAAGGGGTTGAAGCCGAATGTGTACACGCATACGTCGCTCATCGATGGGTTGTGCAAGATTGGGTGGACGGAGCGGGCGTTCCGGCTGTTCTTGAAGCTTGTTAAGAGTAGCTCGTACAAGCCGAACGTGCACACGTACACTGTGATGATTGGTGGGTACTGCAAAGAGGGCAAGCTTGCTAGAGCCGAGATGCTGTTGGGGAGGATGGTTGAGCAGGGACTGGCCCCGAACACAAACACATACACTACGCTGATCGATGGGCACTGTAGAGGAGGCAGCTTCGACCGTGCCTTTGAGCTGATGAATAAGATGAAGCTGGAAGGTTTCCTGCCCAATATTTACACATATAATGCCATTATTGGGGGATTTTGCAAGAAGGGAAAGATTCAACAGGCTTACAAGGTGCTCCGGATGGCCACTAGTCAGGGGCTGTGTCCTGATAAGGTGACATACACTATGCTGATAACTGAACATTGCAAACAGGGCCACATAACTTATGCTCTGGATTTGTTCAACCAGATGGCAGAGAACAGTTGCCATCCTGATATAGACACATATACCACCATCATTGCTATGTATTGTCAGCAGAGGCAAATGGAACAAAGTCAGCAGCTCTTTGACAAATGTCTTTCCATAGGATTAGTGCCAACCAAGCAAACTTATACCTCGATGATTGCAGGATACTGTAGAGTTGGCAAATCGACCTCGGCTCTCAAGGTCTTTGAGAGGATGGTTCAACATGGATGCCTTCCTGACCCTATAACTTATGGGGCACTAATAAGTGGGTTGTGCAAGGAATCAAGACTAGAGGAAGCAAGGGCATTATTTGAGACCATGCTTGATAAACATATGGTGCCATGCGATGTAACTTGTGTCACTTTAGCTTATGAATACTGCAGGAGGGATAAGACAACCATTGCTGTATCATTCTTGGATGGACTGGACAAACGGCAACAGGCTCATGCTGCAGATGCACTAGTTAGAAAGCTCAGTGCTGTTGACAATTTGGATGCTGCTAGTCTTTTCCTTAAAAATGTTCTGGACAAGCATTATGCTGTTGACCATGCAACTTATACAAGCTTCATCAATTCATGCTATGAAAGCAATAGATATGCTCTAGCTTCTGAAATTTCTGAAAAGATCTCAAAGCGGATTTCTGGCTTTAAGAAAAAGGATGTTGCAGTTATTGCTTGACTTGCAAGAGCAATCCGAATTTCTCCCACTCATACAGCATAGAAATCGCTCGATGTTCCTTTTTAGCACAGCTTCTATGCCTATCAATGGCTGTAAATGGTATGCCTTTCTTATTTGGTGCCATGAACTACAATATAAAGTTTTTTCAGTATTACTTTGTCAATTTTTTGCTCTTGCATACTTGATGATCGTATAAAATATCCATGTCAAGGTTAAGATGACCAAATATTGATTAATTGATTGGATAAGAGCTGTTTGAGGATTTGTATGGGGTCTGCTTTTGCATAAACCATGTGAGTTGAAAGAAAGTAAGTTGTTCATATGGGCACACAAATTGTTATATCGTCAGGACTCAGGACCATAGTAGTATTTCATTTGAGCCTTATTTTCATTTGTTTGATGCAACTTTTGTGAATCCTTATATTTCTACAGGGTAACAAGTCTTTCTTAAATACTCTGAAGATATCAATGTTATGTGATCTGCATCATGTATGATGGAGTTAAGGTTAGTTTACCCACGGTACCTTGTTCTCAAAAATGTATTTGATATTACACTAATTGAAACACTTGCACAAGCAGATGCTTCTTATCTCTGTTCTACTCCCTTGGTCCCAGAAAAGATGCAATTCTAGGTCTGGTCCAAGTCGGCCTATCTTAACTTTGacaagtttatagaaaatagtaTCAACATTGATGACTTCAAAAAGGTAcgctatgaaaatatattcaatgataCATATTTAGTATGTTAAATGTTACTATCTTTGTATTGaagtttggtcaaactttagaAGGTTTGACTGGACACTATTCTAGAATTGGATCCTTTCTGGGATGGAGGTAATACTTTCTAACTTAACTGTTGTTATGTGAACCTCATTGATGGTGTCAGTCTTTCATAGTTATAACTGCTAAGTCAATTCTTCATCCCCAGTTAGACAAATCTCTGTGATTGTCGGTATTTCAGCGAACTGTTGCTGTCTACACAAATATTGATTGTGGGATTTCTCCATTTGCTAATTCTTAATTGAAGATGTCTTATGTTTTAGCTCTTTTTGTGGGTCCTTATGAATATGTTTGATTCTAAGTTCCACATGTTTATTTTCTGAAACCTCAACCTCCATAGTCCATATGATCATTATTTGTTTCTTGTATTTTATACTTACATACTATCTAGTCGAAAGGAAAGTTACTGCATGGTGTCAATCTAGACAAGGTTCCATTCCACTGGTCCTGCCATACTTACTACTGATGGTTCTATTTCATTGTTATAAGATAACTGCAATACAGCACGCTGTGAGTAAAGTTCTCGTTATATGATTGCTGAAGTTTTTGGCTTTTTAAGCTAAATTTTGAATTCAAGGCTTTAATTTTTACACACACACAACAGAGAATTTCAGAGTTATCCACTAATACAGAACGCAATTAAAATGTAGAACAGTCTATAGT is a window from the Sorghum bicolor cultivar BTx623 chromosome 5, Sorghum_bicolor_NCBIv3, whole genome shotgun sequence genome containing:
- the LOC8066709 gene encoding pentatricopeptide repeat-containing protein At4g19890, whose translation is MLPRHRHVRLLLLHPKPLPVSTTATTAVSPPHPAPSSSAAAFPTAPDLDLDPSALSPDDAIASLTSVADNEGSAAALALFRRLSTRPDLRHLMRLYATAATLFVARGNLPMAHEAARAMVAAFAETNRLREATDMLLELRSHGLPLVVETANWVLRVGLRQRHHFAHARQAFDGMGVRPDARSFRALVLGCCQEGRFEEADALLAAMWREGFSLDSATCTVVVRAFCRQGRFRDVPGLFGRMVEMGNPPNVVNYTAWVDGLCKRGYVKQAFHVLEEMVGKGLKPNVYTHTSLIDGLCKIGWTERAFRLFLKLVKSSSYKPNVHTYTVMIGGYCKEGKLARAEMLLGRMVEQGLAPNTNTYTTLIDGHCRGGSFDRAFELMNKMKLEGFLPNIYTYNAIIGGFCKKGKIQQAYKVLRMATSQGLCPDKVTYTMLITEHCKQGHITYALDLFNQMAENSCHPDIDTYTTIIAMYCQQRQMEQSQQLFDKCLSIGLVPTKQTYTSMIAGYCRVGKSTSALKVFERMVQHGCLPDPITYGALISGLCKESRLEEARALFETMLDKHMVPCDVTCVTLAYEYCRRDKTTIAVSFLDGLDKRQQAHAADALVRKLSAVDNLDAASLFLKNVLDKHYAVDHATYTSFINSCYESNRYALASEISEKISKRISGFKKKDVAVIA